A portion of the Microcoleus sp. FACHB-831 genome contains these proteins:
- a CDS encoding tetratricopeptide repeat protein, with amino-acid sequence MNESRLQAYLNLIEQLLNCPNGEEPQIFQANSELLDQGFLKACEAVAARLAEEGEENAANFLRSLASQLGELLGRTNDEDSDNAEVKNPREYLEFILELLQAEESYSGLAGVYPILSQRQHLLNARFCKILQQVAENLIAEHPEAIKSIVAIIENLSIHITNFPLGNRANNIEIAITGYQIVLSNREPGSEEFAQTQNNLAIAYSDRIREDRAENIEQAIRYYTAALSVYTRQAFHEQWAMTQNNLATAYKDRIRGDRAENIEQAIRYYTAALSVYTRQAFPEQWATTQNNLATAYKDRIREDRAENIEQAIRYYTAALSVYTRQAFPEQWAMTQNNLANAYSNRITGERAENIESAIACYEKALTVRTREAFPYEWARTQDNLATAYQYRNIGVREENIEKAIFYLEAASQVITQKSFPQDWARLKNNLANAYLYRRRGEKFNNINQAIYAYKDALLFYTREQYPERYASIQKNLGIAYLQY; translated from the coding sequence ATGAATGAAAGTCGTCTCCAAGCTTATCTGAATCTGATTGAACAACTGCTGAATTGCCCCAACGGTGAGGAACCGCAGATTTTCCAGGCTAACTCAGAATTGCTGGATCAAGGGTTTCTGAAAGCTTGCGAGGCAGTAGCAGCAAGGTTGGCAGAGGAAGGAGAGGAGAATGCGGCTAATTTCTTGCGAAGTCTTGCCAGTCAGCTAGGGGAATTATTGGGGAGGACTAATGATGAAGATAGCGATAATGCTGAGGTGAAAAATCCGCGAGAGTATTTAGAGTTTATCCTAGAATTATTGCAAGCAGAAGAAAGCTATAGTGGTCTTGCCGGAGTTTACCCTATTCTCAGTCAACGGCAACATCTCCTCAATGCCCGCTTCTGTAAAATTTTACAGCAAGTGGCTGAGAATTTAATTGCAGAACATCCAGAAGCAATTAAGTCAATTGTTGCCATCATTGAAAATTTGAGTATTCATATTACTAATTTTCCGCTTGGGAATAGAGCGAATAATATTGAAATTGCTATTACTGGTTATCAAATAGTTTTAAGTAATCGGGAACCGGGGAGCGAAGAATTTGCTCAAACGCAAAATAACCTGGCAATTGCCTACTCTGACAGAATCAGGGAAGACAGGGCAGAGAATATCGAACAAGCGATCCGATATTACACGGCGGCATTATCCGTTTACACCCGCCAAGCCTTTCACGAACAATGGGCAATGACGCAAAATAACCTGGCAACTGCCTACAAGGACAGAATCAGGGGAGACAGGGCAGAGAATATCGAACAAGCGATCCGATATTACACGGCGGCATTATCCGTTTACACCCGCCAAGCCTTTCCCGAACAATGGGCAACGACGCAAAATAACCTGGCAACTGCCTACAAGGACAGAATCAGGGAAGACAGGGCAGAGAATATCGAACAAGCGATCCGATATTACACGGCGGCATTATCCGTTTACACCCGCCAAGCCTTTCCCGAACAATGGGCAATGACGCAAAATAATTTGGCAAATGCCTACAGTAACAGAATCACGGGAGAGAGGGCAGAGAATATTGAAAGCGCGATTGCTTGTTATGAGAAAGCTTTAACGGTTCGTACCCGTGAGGCATTTCCTTATGAATGGGCAAGGACACAAGACAACCTAGCTACAGCATACCAATACAGAAATATTGGTGTCCGAGAGGAGAATATAGAAAAAGCTATTTTTTATTTGGAAGCCGCTAGTCAGGTTATAACTCAAAAGTCATTTCCTCAAGACTGGGCAAGGCTAAAAAACAATCTAGCAAATGCTTATTTATATAGACGAAGAGGCGAAAAATTTAATAATATAAACCAGGCTATTTATGCTTATAAAGACGCTTTATTGTTTTATACTCGTGAGCAGTATCCTGAAAGATATGCAAGTATTCAAAAAAATTTAGGTATTGCTTATCTTCAATATTAA
- a CDS encoding CHAT domain-containing protein, producing the protein MADTNCSLVVLSARETGLNDFSSLSYEYIGLHSGFLIAVSPRVVSSLWAVNDLSNGLVMMKFIRISQQA; encoded by the coding sequence ATGGCTGATACCAATTGCAGCCTAGTCGTCCTCTCCGCTCGCGAAACAGGGTTAAACGACTTCAGTTCCCTCAGCTATGAGTATATAGGCTTACATAGCGGTTTCCTGATTGCGGTTAGTCCCAGGGTCGTCAGCAGCCTTTGGGCTGTCAATGACCTATCTAACGGCTTGGTGATGATGAAATTTATCAGAATCTCACAGCAGGCTTAA
- a CDS encoding NADAR family protein has product MANYSEESPTVYFYSVREKYGCFSNFSPHGFELDGCYWPTSEHYFQAQKFVGTPHADQIRLVKKPKVAANMGRDRSLPLRSDWEQVKDDIMRKAVLRKFETHKDIREELLSTGDAEIVENSPSDRYWGCGADGSGKNMLGKILMEVREILRGVNEQ; this is encoded by the coding sequence ATGGCTAATTATTCTGAAGAATCTCCGACAGTTTACTTTTATAGCGTTAGAGAAAAGTACGGATGTTTCTCTAATTTTTCCCCTCACGGCTTTGAGTTGGATGGATGTTATTGGCCGACTAGCGAACATTATTTTCAAGCGCAAAAGTTTGTCGGGACGCCTCACGCAGACCAAATTAGACTGGTGAAAAAGCCGAAAGTTGCCGCTAACATGGGGCGCGATCGCTCTCTTCCTCTCCGCAGTGATTGGGAACAGGTGAAAGATGACATTATGCGTAAAGCTGTACTGCGGAAATTTGAAACTCACAAAGATATTCGCGAAGAATTACTTAGCACTGGCGATGCGGAAATTGTGGAGAATTCCCCTAGCGATCGCTACTGGGGATGTGGTGCTGATGGAAGTGGTAAAAATATGCTGGGAAAGATTTTAATGGAGGTAAGAGAGATATTGCGTGGGGTTAACGAGCAGTAA